One region of Roseicitreum antarcticum genomic DNA includes:
- the dnaN gene encoding DNA polymerase III subunit beta: protein MKISIERAALLKAVAQAQSVVERRNTIPILANVLIEAEGDTVSFRATDLDVEVVDRAPATVERAGATTVSAVMLHEIVRKLPDGALVQLTDDQRTGRFTVAAGRSTFSLTTLPREDFPVMASSEYSCNFSAPAKALRRLFDKAKFAISTEETRYYLNGVYMHVADGDNGRVLRCVATDGHRLARIDAPLPDGAEGMPGVIVPRKTVGELKKLLEDDDMQIAVSVSETKLRFATPNISLTSKVIDGTFPDYTRVIPTGNTKRLEVDAAEFARAVDRVATVSSERSRAVKLSLEEDKLVLSVNAPDSGAAEEELVVAYADEPLEIGFNAKYLLEIANQVDLENAVFLFNSSGDPTLMREGSDTSAVYVVMPMRV, encoded by the coding sequence ATGAAAATCAGCATTGAACGGGCCGCGTTGCTCAAGGCCGTCGCGCAGGCACAATCGGTGGTCGAACGGCGCAATACCATTCCCATCCTCGCGAATGTCTTGATCGAGGCTGAAGGCGATACCGTCAGTTTCCGCGCCACCGATCTGGATGTCGAGGTGGTGGACCGCGCCCCCGCCACGGTAGAACGCGCCGGGGCCACCACGGTTTCGGCGGTGATGCTGCATGAAATCGTGCGCAAACTGCCCGATGGCGCGCTGGTGCAACTGACCGACGACCAGCGCACCGGGCGCTTCACCGTCGCGGCGGGCCGGTCCACCTTCAGCCTGACCACTTTGCCACGCGAAGATTTTCCCGTGATGGCGTCCAGCGAATACAGCTGCAATTTCTCGGCCCCCGCAAAGGCGCTGCGCCGCCTGTTCGACAAGGCCAAGTTTGCAATTTCCACTGAGGAAACGCGCTACTACCTCAACGGCGTCTATATGCATGTCGCCGATGGCGATAACGGTCGCGTGTTGCGTTGCGTGGCCACCGATGGCCACCGCCTGGCGCGGATCGACGCGCCCCTGCCCGACGGGGCCGAAGGCATGCCCGGCGTGATCGTGCCGCGCAAGACCGTGGGCGAGTTGAAGAAGCTGCTGGAAGACGACGATATGCAGATCGCCGTGTCGGTATCGGAAACCAAACTGCGTTTCGCAACGCCGAACATCAGCCTGACGTCGAAGGTCATCGACGGCACGTTCCCCGATTACACCCGCGTCATCCCCACCGGCAACACCAAGCGGTTAGAGGTGGATGCCGCCGAATTCGCCCGCGCCGTGGATCGGGTGGCAACCGTGTCGTCGGAACGCTCACGCGCGGTGAAACTGTCGCTTGAAGAAGACAAGCTGGTGCTGTCGGTCAACGCTCCTGATTCTGGCGCGGCCGAGGAAGAGCTGGTTGTCGCCTATGCCGATGAGCCGCTGGAAATCGGCTTCAACGCAAAATATCTGCTGGAGATCGCCAATCAGGTGGATCTGGAAAACGCTGTCTTCCTGTTCAATTCCAGCGGTGACCCGACACTGATGCGCGAAGGCAGCGACACATCGGCGGTCTATGTCGTCATGCCGATGCGGGTCTGA